GCTTAGGTAGAAACCTCCGCCTTCGTTGCTAATGGTTCCGAGGTTGGAACTCATTAGCCCAATGCTCGCGTATGGTATTGGCTTTCTTGTATTCTCGTCGAGAATTTTGCCGGTAATAACAATGCTACCCTGCTGCGCGTTTACGCTAAAAGCCCCTAATACAAAACTTATGATGATTAGGATTCGTAGATTGTAGGTCGCTTTCATCTCTCTTTATTTTATGTGACACCTAACATTTGTTGGGTAGATTATTAGTCAATTATTTATAAATCGAATAAGCATATACGAATTTAGTGTGACGTGTAGGGCTAATCCATAAATGAATCCAGCACGAATCCTTACATAGTAAAAGATATATGCTCCTGTCAGGATACTTCCAATGGAGAAGATGTAGCTTCCTAGGCGGGTAATGTCGAAATCGCCGTAATTTGCGATATGCAGTAGGGCAAAAAATAGTGCCATTACATGGAGCAGGAGTATGCCATACCGCTGCTTAACCCCATCCAGCTGTTCCTGCCTAATGCTTTTGCAGGCAAGGAGTATGAGGCTTGCTATTAGGGCTCCACCACCAATATAAAGATACCCTTTGCCAAAGAAGAGCGAAATCATTAATGCTAGAATAGGTAGTCCAGTTAAAACATGCCTACGCTTAAAGGAAAAAGAAAGCCGAAAGGCTGCTTCTTCTAGAAGTGGTCCTATCAGGCAGCCAAGTACTAGCAATCCAGCAGTCCCATACTTCGCAATCATAAAGTTAAGATTACCCTTAATGTATAGATCTGTCATCGAATTGCTGTAATCGTTGGTAAAGTGAATATAGAGCATTCGCAGAGCAGCAATAGCCAGCAGCAGCACAATAAGTACACCTAACGAGATGAATGTAAATCGTACTTTATTACGCCAACCGTCTACCATAGGCTTGTCGTATGGCGATAGAAGAAAGCAGAAGAATTCTTTCATTGAAGAATATATTTTTGCTGTTGATAAGAGATTATTATTTCAAGAAAATATTTTGCCTCTAAGCTTAATGCCTAGGTTTAGAATTAGGAATGGCGATTCTAAACCCTGATAATCTATTTTAAAGCCACTCCTCTTTTTTCGCAAACGCCAGCTGCGCCCTCTTTAAGATAAATGGCAGGGCAATAAGCGATATGGCGAGCAGCGAAAGGGCGAGCGTATTATTGTTGAACTTCCACTCTTCTCCTAAGTATACTGCACCCAAAATTACCACAGCATTATTAGTAAAGTGAAGGATTATTCCAGGAATTATGCTTCCAGTTTTGTAGTAGAGCCAGCCAAAGAGTAACCCTAGTACAAATGCTACCGGTATTTGTGCTGGGTTAAAGTGTATAATCCCAAAAATAAGCGCTGAGATAAGTATCGCCTTTATTGGGCGGTATTCCTCGAGCAGCAGCTTGGTTATCATTCCCCTAAAGATGATTTCCTCAGCAATTGGAGCCACTATCACCATAGCAATTATTGTTGAAGGAGATCTAAAGTCGATGTTCATCCAATTAAAGAGATCGGGAAGGGAAACATACTCATCAAAAATGCCAATTAGGATAAAAAGGAGCAGGAACAAGATGAAGGTATAGCTTGCCTGAATTCCAGATAGGTTGTACGAGAAATCGCTACGCCGCATATACCCCTTGCGGTAGCCGTAGTAAATGGTTATTGCAGAGGCAATGGCAATTCCCAAGGTTGTTGTTATGTCGCTAATCTGATTTTTGGGGAATCCGGTAAACTCAAAGATAAAGCCAAACATTCCCAAAGCCATGCTTATCCCAAGTGAGATAAGAATGTAAAATGCGAGTAGTACAATAGTTCTGTTCATAGTAAGTTCTTGATTAATGGTAAAATAAAAGAGCTTTGTATGTTAAAGTCGAAGAATATGCTGAGAAAGATCATCAGGTTACGAATGAGGTATACCATTACAATGGCGCAAAATGCCATTTTTGAGCCATGCTTTTGGTAGCCCAAGTAGCATAGCGCAAACGTTATTCCCATTAGCAGCGAGTTGATAATATGCCAAGGCGTTGTATACGTTGCTAAAGCAAATACTAAAGCCGAAAAGGTGATCGTTCGGATGTTCTTATGCCTAGTATAGCTTTTAAAAAGAATGAAGGGAAGTCGTTGAAACATTAGCGCAAATAGAAGAGGGGCTACTATGCAAATAAGCAGGAATACTAGCAGAGGTGCGTGGCTGGTATATTCCGTCCAATTACCCTGAAGGTAATCTTGGGGAGCATGAGGCAGACCTGCACCTATTGAAAACAGCAGGAAGAACCCCACATACAGGATAAATGGCAGTTGTTGGATGCGAATTACGCATCTGCCGATAGTGCGGTTCATACGCAAAGGTTTAAAGCAATCTATTGATATGATAATTATTCCTATAAAGATTTCAACCCCATTGCAAGGGGAGGATCTTGGCCCTAAAAGTAGTTTTTTTTACGCGTCATTGTCCTCCAAAATAGAAAAAGCCCCGCAAATGCGAGGCTTTTCTATTTTGATGTTATACGAATGCTTACTCAGCAAGCTTAGCGCAAAGGAATTCGCGGTTTAGGCGAGCGATGTGCGAAATAGAGATGCCCTTTGGACATTCAGCTTCGCAAGCACCAGTGTTGGTACAGCCACCAAAACCTAGCTCATCCATTTTAGCAACCATTGCCTTTGCACGACGAGCGCCTTCAACCTTTCCTTGAGGAAGAAGTGCTAGCGACGATACGCGAGCCGATACGAATAGCATTGCAGAGCCATTCTTGCAGGTTGCAACGCAAGCACCGCAACCAATACAGCTAGCTGCATCCATACTCTCGTCTGCTTTCTCCTTGCTAATTGGAATTGCGTTACCATCAGGAATACCTCCTGTGTTTACGGTAACGAAACCACCAGCTTGAAGAATCTGATCGAAAGCTTGACGGTTTACAACAAGGTCCTTAATTACAGGGAAGGCAGCCGAACGCCAAGGCTCGATGGTAATGGTATCGCCATCCTTGAACTTACGCATGTGAAGCTGGCAGGTGGTGATATCATCGTCTGGTCCGTGAGCGCGGCCATCGATATAAAGCGAGCACATGCCGCAAATACCTTCGCGACAGTCGTGATCGAATGCGAAAGGCTCTTTACCTTCGTGAATAAGGTTGTTGTTAACGATATCCAACATCTCTAAAAACGAGCTTTCGGTTGAAATGTCGTTTACCTTATATGTTTCAAATCCTCCATTGCTTTTAGCATCGGCTTGGCGCCATACCTTAAGCGTAAGATTTAGCTTGTTTTCCATAATTGTTCTCCTCCGATTACTCTTTATAGTTACGTTGAGCCACCTTGATAAACTCGAAGTTTAGTGGTTCTTTATTTAGCTCAGGCTTTTGACCTTCGCCCTTGTACTCCCAGCATGCAACGTAGGTGTACTCTTCATCGTTACGTTTTGCTTCGCCCTCTTCGGTTTGGAACTCTTCGCGGAAGTGTCCACCACACGATTCGTTGCGGTTGTAACCATCGTAAGCCATTACCTCGCCCATTTCTAGGAAGTCGGCAACGCGTAGAGCCTTTTCGATTTCTGGGTTAAACGAGTTGTTGGTTCCTGGAACGTAAACGTTCTTCCAGAACTCTTCGCGAAGTGCCTTGATACGCTCGATGGCTTGCTCAAGACCCTTTTCGTTACGAGCCATACCAACTAGTTCCCACATGATGTGGCCTAGCTCCTTGTGTAGTTCATCAACAGTCTTCTTACCCTTAATGCTGAAGAGTTTTTCGATCTTAGCCTTAACCGCTTTCTCTGCTTCTTCGAATTCAGGGGTGTTGGTGTTGATCTTAGGAGTGGTGATTTCGTGCGATAGGTAATCACCAATGGTGTATGGAAGAACGAAATATCCATCTGCCAAGCCTTGCATAAGTGCAGAAGCACCAAGACGGTTTGCTCCGTGGTCAGAGAAGTTTGCCTCACCAATAGCGTACAATCCTGGGATGTTTGTCATCAGGTTGTAGTCGCACCAAAGACCACCCATGGTATAGTGAACTGCTGGGTAGATCATCATTGGCTCTTCGTAAGGGTTTACGTCGGTAATCTTCTCGTACATTTGGAATAGGTTACCGTAGCGAGCTTCGATGGTCTTTTGTCCTAGACGGTTGATGGCGGTAGAGAAATCGAGGAATACAGCCAACCCTGTTTCGTTAACACCGAAACCAGCATCGCAACGCTCCTTAGCAGCACGCGAAGCAACGTCACGTGGTACAAGGTTACCGAAGGCAGGGTAGCGACGCTCCAAGTAGTAGTCGCGCTCCTCTTCAGGAATTTGCGAAGCCTTAAGTTGCTTCTTGCGGATCTTCTCTACATCTTCCTTCTTCTTTGGAACCCAAATACGACCATCGTTACGAAGCGACTCCGACATGAGGGTTAGCTTCGATTGCTGATCGCCGTGTACTGGAATACAGGTTGGGTGAATTTGGGTAAAGCAAGGGTTAGCAAACATTGCACCCTTCTTGTAAGCTTGCCAAGCTGCCGAACCGTTAGAGTTCATAGCGTTGGTAGAAAGGAAGAATACGTTTCCGTAGCCACCAGTTGCAAGAACAACTGCATGTGCTCCGTGACGCTCAATCTCTCCGGTTACGAGGTTGCGGGTAATCACCCCACGAGCCTTAC
This window of the uncultured Acetobacteroides sp. genome carries:
- a CDS encoding CPBP family intramembrane glutamic endopeptidase, whose amino-acid sequence is MNRTIVLLAFYILISLGISMALGMFGFIFEFTGFPKNQISDITTTLGIAIASAITIYYGYRKGYMRRSDFSYNLSGIQASYTFILFLLLFILIGIFDEYVSLPDLFNWMNIDFRSPSTIIAMVIVAPIAEEIIFRGMITKLLLEEYRPIKAILISALIFGIIHFNPAQIPVAFVLGLLFGWLYYKTGSIIPGIILHFTNNAVVILGAVYLGEEWKFNNNTLALSLLAISLIALPFILKRAQLAFAKKEEWL
- a CDS encoding fumarate reductase/succinate dehydrogenase flavoprotein subunit — its product is MKQFDSKIPAGPLAEKWKNHKAAIKVVSPANKRKLDIIVVGTGLGGASAAASLADLGYNVKTFCISDSPRRAHSIAAQGGINAAKNYQNDNDSVYRLFYDTIKGGDYRAREANVYRLAEVSGAIIDQCVAQGVPFARDYGGLLDNRSFGGAQVSRTFYAKGQTGQQLLLGAYAALNKGIARGNIKSYVRHEILEIVIVDGKARGVITRNLVTGEIERHGAHAVVLATGGYGNVFFLSTNAMNSNGSAAWQAYKKGAMFANPCFTQIHPTCIPVHGDQQSKLTLMSESLRNDGRIWVPKKKEDVEKIRKKQLKASQIPEEERDYYLERRYPAFGNLVPRDVASRAAKERCDAGFGVNETGLAVFLDFSTAINRLGQKTIEARYGNLFQMYEKITDVNPYEEPMMIYPAVHYTMGGLWCDYNLMTNIPGLYAIGEANFSDHGANRLGASALMQGLADGYFVLPYTIGDYLSHEITTPKINTNTPEFEEAEKAVKAKIEKLFSIKGKKTVDELHKELGHIMWELVGMARNEKGLEQAIERIKALREEFWKNVYVPGTNNSFNPEIEKALRVADFLEMGEVMAYDGYNRNESCGGHFREEFQTEEGEAKRNDEEYTYVACWEYKGEGQKPELNKEPLNFEFIKVAQRNYKE
- a CDS encoding succinate dehydrogenase/fumarate reductase iron-sulfur subunit; protein product: MENKLNLTLKVWRQADAKSNGGFETYKVNDISTESSFLEMLDIVNNNLIHEGKEPFAFDHDCREGICGMCSLYIDGRAHGPDDDITTCQLHMRKFKDGDTITIEPWRSAAFPVIKDLVVNRQAFDQILQAGGFVTVNTGGIPDGNAIPISKEKADESMDAASCIGCGACVATCKNGSAMLFVSARVSSLALLPQGKVEGARRAKAMVAKMDELGFGGCTNTGACEAECPKGISISHIARLNREFLCAKLAE